The genomic segment TGATACTGTTGTGGTCATGCGAAATTACCCTTTCCAGCAGCGCTTCGGACAACCCCTTAGTTCCGCCGCCATAAAAAATCTTACAGCCTAAGGATGCAAGCTTTGCCCCTAGACTGAAGGCTTCTTGCCTAAGCGGCTGAGCGTCAATACTGCTTGCTCCGCAAAAAACCCCGACAAATCTTGTCAAATAATATCCCCATGCGCGTTTAGCCTAGGGTGATTTTAGCTCTTGCAATAAAAAAAATCGACCGTACAATCCCGTTCTTGAGATTGTACCCAAAAATACATAAGCTCATAGTTATGGATGCATCCAAAATTCATATGACCCCTAAAGGGTTTAAATCGTTGCAAGATGAACTTAAACAGCTTAAGGCTGTGGACCGTCCGGCCATTATTAAGGAGATTTCGGCCGCCAGAGAGCTTGGCGATTTGTCTGAGAATGCCGAGTACCACTACGCGCGTGAGAAACAAGGCTTTATAGAAAGACGCATAGCCGAAATTGAAGATAAGCTGTCGCGTGCAGAGGTGATAGATTCGTCGAACCTGCCTGGCGATGATGTGAAATTTGGCGCAACTGTAAGCCTCAGCGACCTGAACAATGCCGGCAGCAAGGCGCAATACACGATTGTTGGCACAGACGAAGCCAACGCGTCCAAAGGGTATATATCGATTACTTCCCCAATTGCTAGGATGCTGATTTCCAAAAAGATAGGGGATGTTATTGA from the Holosporales bacterium genome contains:
- the greA gene encoding transcription elongation factor GreA, with the protein product MDASKIHMTPKGFKSLQDELKQLKAVDRPAIIKEISAARELGDLSENAEYHYAREKQGFIERRIAEIEDKLSRAEVIDSSNLPGDDVKFGATVSLSDLNNAGSKAQYTIVGTDEANASKGYISITSPIARMLISKKIGDVIEVQTPGGEKSFEVISIEYTQGDD